The genomic segment GCGCAACTCGTCAGTGTGCCCGTGGCGTACTCCGCACAGGCCGGCGCGCGCGGTCAGGTGCGGATTCACGTGACCTGCCCCGCCAGCGGCCGGTACCGGGTGCAGTTCAGCACGCAGGACGGCCCGCTGGCAGCCCCGGCAGGTCCGGTGGTGCTGCGCGGCGCGCAGGGCGAGCTGCGGGGTGAGGTGCAGGGCATTCCGCTGGACCGGTGGGTGCAGGGCGCACGTACCTTCGAGCTGCCACTGGTCCTACCGGCCGGGCAGTGGGCCGCCCAGAGCGGCGCGTATCAGGTGCTGTTCACGGTCACGGCTGAATCCGTGGCCGGGGAGCGTCCGTGAGGCGCGCGGCCGGGCTGCTGCTGCTGCTGGGCGCGGCGGCGGCACAGGGGTTCAGCGTGAGTCCCACGGCGTTCAACCTGAATCCGGAACGGACGAATACCGCTCAGGTGCGGTTCGAGAATCCCTCGGGCGGCCGCATGTCCTTTCAGGTGGAGGTCCGCAGGTGGTCCACGCGCAACGGTGAGCACGTGTACGAGCCGACGCGGGACGTGATCGTGAATCCGGCCTCGTTCACGCTGGCGCGTGGGGAGGCTCAGGTCATCCGGCTGGGCCTGCTGAAGAAGGCGGGGGCGGATGAACTGACGTACCGGGTGTTCGTGCAGCAGGTGTCCGGTGATGACGTGCCCACGCAGACGACCGGCTCGGAGGACGCGCAGATGAACGTCCGGCAGCTGGTGCAGCTGTCCCTGCCGGTGTACGTGACGCCGCCCGCCAGCGCGGCGCGCGTGGCCTTCCAGGCGCGCGTGGCGGATCAGGAGGTCACGCTGGACCTCGTGAACAGCGGCAACGCGCACCAGACCTACCGGGTGCTGAACGTGCAGGTCGGAGACCGCAGCGTGGTGCTGGGCAGCGCCGCGGTGCTGGGCCGCAGCACGCTGAGCCTGCCGCTGGGCGCACTGGGCGGGGCGCGGACCGTCACCGTGCAGTTCACGGACGCGGCCGGAAAGGCGGGTCGTGAGACGATCTCGATTCCCTGACCGGCGTCTGGCCTGGGTGCTGATGGCGGCGCTGGCGGCGCAGGCGCACGCGCAGGACGCCGGCGCCTCCCCCTGCGCGCAGGAACCGGTGTTCGTGGACACCAGCGTCGGGGGCGAGGCGCGCGGGGGCGCCCTGGCGCTGCTGCCGGACGGAGCAGTGTGGGTGGAGTCCCGCCTGCTCCGGGAGTCCGAAGCGGCG from the Deinococcus sedimenti genome contains:
- a CDS encoding fimbrial biogenesis chaperone, whose translation is MRRAAGLLLLLGAAAAQGFSVSPTAFNLNPERTNTAQVRFENPSGGRMSFQVEVRRWSTRNGEHVYEPTRDVIVNPASFTLARGEAQVIRLGLLKKAGADELTYRVFVQQVSGDDVPTQTTGSEDAQMNVRQLVQLSLPVYVTPPASAARVAFQARVADQEVTLDLVNSGNAHQTYRVLNVQVGDRSVVLGSAAVLGRSTLSLPLGALGGARTVTVQFTDAAGKAGRETISIP